A section of the Metabacillus endolithicus genome encodes:
- a CDS encoding SDR family oxidoreductase codes for MRHALITAGSKGLGKKVTEEFLQRGYSVTINYRKDIEAVENLKNTYSHLSDRILFVQGDVTKKEDLTNMIDLTIERFGRIDCLINNAGPYIFERKKLADYTDEEWYQMIEGNLSSVFHLFKKIIPIMRQQRYGRIITYGFQGAESSPGWLHRSAFSAAKVGLVSLTKSISIEEAEHGITANMICPGNIVGEMKEATIEQSRIMSDVESKTPIGRSGTGEDIARTVAFICDENSDMITGSIIEVTGGANVIHRFHV; via the coding sequence GTGAGACATGCCCTTATTACCGCAGGATCTAAAGGGTTAGGAAAAAAGGTCACTGAAGAGTTTTTACAACGCGGGTATTCAGTAACAATTAATTATCGAAAAGACATAGAAGCAGTAGAAAACCTCAAAAATACCTATTCACATCTATCAGATCGTATTCTTTTTGTTCAAGGTGATGTTACGAAAAAAGAAGATCTCACAAACATGATTGATTTAACAATTGAACGGTTCGGTAGAATAGATTGTTTGATAAATAATGCTGGTCCATACATATTTGAAAGAAAGAAGCTAGCCGATTATACAGATGAAGAGTGGTATCAAATGATAGAGGGAAATTTAAGTTCAGTCTTTCATTTGTTCAAAAAGATTATTCCAATCATGAGGCAGCAAAGATATGGAAGAATTATTACATATGGCTTTCAAGGAGCCGAATCCTCTCCGGGTTGGCTTCATCGCTCTGCTTTCAGTGCTGCAAAGGTAGGTCTTGTATCACTAACGAAATCAATAAGCATTGAAGAAGCAGAACATGGGATCACTGCTAATATGATCTGCCCAGGAAACATTGTCGGAGAAATGAAAGAAGCAACGATTGAGCAGTCTAGAATAATGAGTGATGTTGAATCGAAAACACCAATTGGCCGTTCCGGTACAGGAGAAGATATTGCAAGAACTGTTGCTTTTATATGTGATGAAAATTCGGACATGATTACAGGCTCCATTATTGAAGTTACTGGTGGAGCAAACGTAATACATCGGTTTCATGTCTGA